In Pseudomonas deceptionensis, a single window of DNA contains:
- the rsmH gene encoding 16S rRNA (cytosine(1402)-N(4))-methyltransferase RsmH — MTIDSGFNHITVLLDEAVEALAVRPDGCYLDGTFGRGGHSRLILQKLGPEGRLLGFDKDPQAIATGQALAAEDGRFVIVQRSFAEMGSEIADRGLAGKVSGVLLDLGVSSPQLDDPERGFSFMNDGPLDMRMNPDSGISAAEFVNTASREEIARVFKEYGEERFSGRMARAVVERRDIKPFERTADLAEVLKVANPAWEKGKHPATRTFQGLRIHVNNELGDLEAGLEAALESLEVGGRLVVISFHSLEDRMVKLFMRKLVKGEPDNLPRGLPVQHVAFVPKIKIHGKAQTASDEELKANPRSRSAVMRVAEKLR; from the coding sequence GTGACTATAGATAGCGGCTTCAACCACATCACCGTACTGCTCGACGAAGCCGTAGAGGCTCTCGCCGTACGTCCTGATGGATGCTATCTGGATGGCACCTTCGGTCGCGGCGGACATAGCCGCCTGATACTCCAGAAGCTTGGTCCCGAGGGTCGTTTACTCGGGTTTGACAAAGATCCACAGGCAATTGCCACCGGGCAAGCGCTAGCGGCCGAAGACGGCCGCTTTGTTATTGTGCAGCGCAGCTTTGCTGAAATGGGATCCGAAATTGCCGATCGCGGTCTGGCCGGCAAGGTCAGCGGTGTGCTGCTCGATCTGGGCGTTTCGTCGCCCCAGCTCGACGATCCGGAGCGCGGCTTCAGCTTCATGAATGACGGCCCGCTGGACATGCGTATGAACCCGGACAGCGGTATCAGCGCTGCCGAGTTCGTCAACACCGCCTCCCGTGAAGAAATTGCCCGCGTTTTCAAAGAATATGGCGAAGAGCGTTTTTCCGGGCGCATGGCGCGCGCTGTTGTAGAGCGTCGCGACATCAAACCGTTCGAGCGCACGGCTGATCTGGCTGAAGTGCTGAAAGTGGCCAACCCGGCCTGGGAGAAGGGTAAGCACCCTGCAACCCGTACCTTCCAGGGCCTGCGCATTCACGTCAACAATGAGTTGGGTGATCTTGAGGCGGGCCTTGAGGCTGCGTTGGAATCGCTGGAAGTGGGCGGCCGTCTGGTCGTGATCAGCTTTCACTCCCTTGAAGATCGCATGGTCAAACTGTTCATGCGCAAGCTGGTCAAGGGCGAACCCGACAACCTGCCTCGTGGCCTGCCTGTGCAGCACGTGGCTTTTGTGCCGAAAATCAAGATTCATGGCAAGGCCCAGACTGCTTCCGATGAAGAGCTCAAGGCCAATCCGCGCTCGCGCAGCGCTGTCATGCGCGTCGCGGAGAAGCTTCGTTGA
- a CDS encoding cytochrome c1 → MKKLFAVLMLAMMPALSFAAEQGVQLDKVDIDVSDKAAMQDGARTFANYCMGCHSAKFQRYERVADDLGIPHDVMLDNLVFTGAKIGDHMNIGMQPADAKAWFGAAPPDLTLVARVRGTDWLYSYLRSFYEDPSRPWGVNNKVFPNVGMPNVLAPLQGRQVVGCKQVQIVEDGKKQYDPLTGTPLTHEACDQLTVLPKTGTLTEEQFDEKIKNLVTFLAYSANPVKLEHQRIGTYVLLYLAFFFVFAYLLKREYWKDVH, encoded by the coding sequence ATGAAAAAGCTATTTGCTGTATTGATGCTTGCGATGATGCCTGCCTTGTCCTTTGCGGCCGAGCAGGGCGTACAGCTCGACAAGGTCGACATCGATGTTTCTGACAAGGCTGCCATGCAGGACGGCGCGCGTACGTTCGCCAACTACTGCATGGGTTGTCACAGTGCCAAGTTCCAGCGCTATGAGCGTGTGGCAGACGACCTGGGGATTCCCCATGACGTCATGCTCGATAACCTGGTGTTCACCGGTGCCAAGATTGGCGACCACATGAACATCGGGATGCAGCCTGCTGATGCCAAGGCCTGGTTCGGTGCTGCACCGCCAGACCTGACGCTGGTGGCTCGCGTGCGCGGTACTGACTGGCTCTATAGCTATCTGCGCTCTTTCTACGAAGACCCGTCACGCCCTTGGGGTGTGAACAACAAGGTCTTCCCGAACGTGGGCATGCCTAACGTTCTGGCGCCGCTGCAAGGTCGTCAGGTTGTAGGCTGCAAGCAAGTACAGATCGTAGAAGACGGCAAGAAGCAGTATGATCCGTTGACCGGCACGCCTTTGACGCATGAAGCGTGCGACCAGCTGACAGTTCTGCCAAAAACCGGCACGCTGACTGAAGAGCAGTTCGATGAGAAGATCAAGAATCTTGTGACCTTCCTGGCCTACTCGGCTAACCCGGTGAAGCTGGAGCATCAGCGCATCGGTACTTACGTGCTGCTCTACCTGGCTTTCTTCTTTGTATTCGCTTATCTGCTCAAGCGCGAATACTGGAAAGATGTGCACTGA
- a CDS encoding phosphoheptose isomerase, translated as MDMQSRIRQLFQASIDTKQQAMDVLAPHIEQASQVMVNALLNEGKMLSCGNGGSAGDAQHFSSELLNRFERERPSLPAIALTTDTSTITSIANDYSFNEIFSKQIRALGQPGDVLLAISTSGNSANIIQAIQAAHDREMIVVAMTGRDGGGMASLLLPEDVEIRVPSNVTARIQEVHLLAIHCLCDLIDSQLFGSEE; from the coding sequence ATGGACATGCAATCCCGGATTCGCCAGCTTTTTCAAGCCAGCATCGACACCAAGCAGCAGGCGATGGACGTTCTTGCCCCCCACATCGAGCAAGCCAGCCAGGTCATGGTCAACGCCCTGCTCAATGAGGGCAAAATGCTCTCGTGCGGCAATGGCGGATCAGCTGGTGACGCCCAGCACTTCTCGTCCGAACTGCTCAACCGCTTTGAGCGCGAGCGCCCCAGCCTGCCCGCCATTGCACTGACTACGGACACCTCGACGATCACCTCGATCGCCAACGACTACAGCTTCAACGAGATCTTCTCCAAGCAGATCCGCGCACTCGGCCAACCCGGCGACGTGCTGCTGGCCATTTCCACCAGCGGCAACTCGGCCAATATCATCCAGGCCATCCAGGCCGCGCACGACCGCGAAATGATCGTGGTCGCGATGACAGGCCGCGATGGCGGCGGCATGGCCTCCCTGCTGCTGCCCGAGGACGTCGAGATTCGCGTCCCGTCCAATGTCACTGCACGTATTCAAGAAGTCCACCTGCTGGCGATCCACTGCTTGTGCGATCTGATCGACAGCCAACTGTTCGGGAGTGAAGAATGA
- a CDS encoding glutathione S-transferase N-terminal domain-containing protein: MGVTNRLACYSDPADHYSHRVRIVLAEKGVSAEIISVEAGRQPSKLIEVNPYGSLPTLVDRDLALWESSVVMEYLDERYPHPPLLPVYPVARANSRLLMHRIQRDWCVLVDSILDSRTKEPARVLARKELRESLTGVSALFADKPFFLSTELSLVDCCLLPILWRLPILGIELPRPAKPLLDYMERQFAREAFQASLSGVERDMR, from the coding sequence ATGGGCGTGACCAATCGGTTGGCCTGTTACTCCGACCCCGCCGACCACTATTCCCACCGAGTGCGCATTGTGCTCGCAGAGAAAGGTGTCAGCGCCGAGATCATCAGTGTGGAGGCGGGCCGTCAGCCGTCGAAGCTGATCGAAGTGAACCCTTACGGCAGCCTGCCAACCCTGGTCGATCGCGACCTGGCGTTGTGGGAGTCCAGTGTGGTGATGGAATATTTGGATGAGCGCTATCCGCATCCTCCGTTGTTGCCGGTTTATCCGGTTGCGCGGGCCAACAGCCGCCTGCTGATGCATCGCATCCAGCGCGACTGGTGTGTGCTGGTGGATTCGATTCTCGATTCGCGTACCAAAGAGCCGGCCCGGGTTCTGGCGCGCAAAGAGCTGCGTGAGAGCCTGACAGGGGTGTCTGCGTTGTTTGCGGACAAACCTTTTTTCCTCAGCACAGAGCTAAGTCTGGTCGACTGCTGCCTATTGCCGATACTCTGGCGCCTGCCCATTTTGGGTATTGAATTGCCGCGGCCGGCCAAGCCGTTGCTCGACTATATGGAGCGCCAATTTGCGCGTGAGGCTTTCCAGGCAAGTTTGTCTGGTGTCGAACGCGACATGCGCTAA
- a CDS encoding ClpXP protease specificity-enhancing factor, with amino-acid sequence MNSSRPYLVRALYEWIVDNDCTPHMLVNSDYPKVQVPQGFASDGQIVLNVSPTAVRQLHMDNEAVSFEGRFGGVPHTLYVPISAILGIYARENGQGMVFEQEEPLEGDDELEPDDDVPPPGTEPPRPTGRPSLKVVK; translated from the coding sequence ATGAATTCAAGTCGACCTTATCTGGTGCGTGCGCTCTACGAGTGGATTGTGGATAACGATTGCACTCCGCACATGCTGGTTAACTCTGACTACCCGAAGGTGCAAGTGCCCCAGGGTTTTGCCAGTGACGGGCAGATTGTCCTGAATGTTTCGCCAACCGCCGTGCGTCAATTGCACATGGACAACGAAGCAGTGAGCTTTGAAGGGCGCTTTGGTGGTGTACCACACACGTTGTACGTGCCTATATCGGCAATTCTGGGGATTTACGCCCGCGAGAATGGCCAGGGCATGGTGTTCGAGCAGGAAGAGCCTCTTGAAGGCGATGACGAGCTCGAGCCGGATGACGATGTGCCGCCGCCGGGTACTGAGCCGCCAAGACCTACGGGTCGGCCAAGCCTGAAAGTGGTGAAGTAA
- the mraZ gene encoding division/cell wall cluster transcriptional repressor MraZ: MFRGANAISLDAKGRLAMPSRYRDELISRSSGQLIVTIDAVDPCLCVYPLDEWELIETKLRALPSLREENRRLQRLLIGNAVDLELDGSGRFLVPPRLREYAKLDKRAMLVGQLNKFQLWDEDAWEAVSAADLAAIQQPGAMPEELRDLIL; encoded by the coding sequence GTGTTTCGCGGAGCCAATGCAATCAGTCTCGATGCCAAGGGCCGACTCGCAATGCCGAGCCGGTACCGTGACGAGCTGATTTCGCGTAGTTCCGGGCAACTGATCGTGACCATTGATGCGGTAGATCCCTGCTTGTGCGTGTACCCGCTGGATGAGTGGGAATTGATTGAAACCAAGCTACGGGCGTTGCCTTCGTTGCGTGAAGAGAACCGCCGCTTGCAGCGTCTGTTGATTGGTAATGCCGTCGATCTTGAACTCGATGGCAGTGGTCGTTTTCTGGTGCCGCCGCGTTTGCGTGAATATGCCAAGTTGGATAAGCGCGCGATGTTGGTTGGCCAGCTAAACAAGTTTCAACTGTGGGACGAGGATGCCTGGGAAGCTGTTTCTGCCGCTGACCTTGCAGCCATTCAACAACCGGGCGCCATGCCTGAAGAACTGCGTGATTTAATCCTGTGA
- a CDS encoding penicillin-binding protein activator produces MIACLRLFTALCLAALLAACASSPSSSLGELPRTPDASLEQLLQQAAESTNPEKAALLRLSAADLALRQHNNDRAAQILAQVPLDQLKPAQQVFASTLAAELAMSRNDPKAALTALNHPSVSRLSELPTDLQVRTHTVHANALEADGQTLAAARERAAMTPNLTGDAANSNNEAIWALVAALPVDQLQAHSNDVLGGWMSLALTVKSAGTLQDQQNAIDQWRAQNPTHPAAIQLPAPLIKLKELASQPLTKIALLLPQEGQLASVSKALRDGFMAAHYQAQQAGQNPPSIQFYDSSRLTSLDEFYRQAQADGVQLVVGPLEKPLVKQLNARPQLPITTLALNYSEGAQGPAQLFQFGLAAEDEAREVARRARADGLTRAGAMVPVGEWGNRVLKAFREEWEAHGGTIVGVEHIDKPVALAQQVADLVQLRKTAGGSATPSRRQDMEFIFLAATPQQAQQIKPTLNYQYAGDIPVYATSHVFSASGDQNQYNDMNGIRFCETPWLLDPANPLRQQVTAQWPQAGGSLGRLYAMGIDAYRLAPSLGQLKALPDSRIDGLSGSLSMSPTQRVERQLPWAEFTNGQPQRLPATPN; encoded by the coding sequence ATGATCGCTTGCCTGCGGCTGTTCACTGCCCTCTGCCTCGCCGCCCTGCTGGCGGCTTGCGCCAGCTCGCCCTCGTCCAGCCTTGGCGAACTTCCACGGACCCCGGACGCCAGCCTTGAGCAACTGCTCCAGCAGGCAGCCGAGAGCACAAATCCGGAAAAGGCCGCCCTGCTGCGCTTGTCCGCAGCCGACCTTGCCCTGCGCCAGCATAATAATGACCGCGCAGCGCAGATTCTGGCCCAGGTTCCGCTGGATCAGCTCAAACCCGCCCAGCAAGTATTTGCCAGTACACTGGCAGCCGAGCTGGCGATGAGCCGCAATGACCCGAAGGCCGCCCTGACCGCCCTCAATCACCCGAGCGTGTCACGCCTGAGCGAACTGCCTACAGACTTGCAGGTGCGTACCCACACCGTTCACGCCAACGCTCTTGAGGCTGATGGCCAGACCCTGGCCGCCGCACGCGAACGCGCAGCGATGACCCCGAACCTGACTGGCGATGCTGCCAACAGCAACAACGAAGCCATCTGGGCACTGGTTGCCGCCCTGCCGGTCGATCAGCTCCAGGCCCACAGCAATGACGTGCTGGGTGGCTGGATGTCTCTGGCACTGACCGTCAAGAGCGCCGGCACCCTTCAGGACCAACAAAACGCCATCGACCAATGGCGCGCCCAGAACCCGACTCACCCGGCAGCCATCCAACTGCCTGCGCCACTGATCAAGCTCAAGGAGCTGGCCAGCCAGCCACTGACCAAGATTGCCCTGCTGCTGCCCCAGGAAGGCCAACTGGCCTCTGTCAGCAAAGCGCTGCGCGACGGCTTCATGGCTGCGCACTATCAGGCACAGCAAGCCGGGCAAAACCCGCCGAGCATCCAGTTCTATGACAGCTCTCGCCTGACCTCGCTGGACGAGTTCTATCGCCAGGCACAAGCCGACGGCGTGCAGCTGGTGGTAGGCCCGCTGGAGAAACCGCTGGTCAAACAACTCAATGCCCGTCCGCAACTGCCGATCACGACCCTGGCCCTGAACTACAGCGAAGGCGCGCAAGGCCCGGCGCAGTTGTTCCAGTTTGGCCTCGCAGCGGAAGACGAAGCTCGTGAAGTGGCCCGCCGCGCACGTGCCGATGGCCTGACCCGCGCCGGCGCCATGGTGCCGGTAGGCGAATGGGGCAATCGTGTGCTCAAGGCATTCCGCGAGGAATGGGAAGCCCACGGCGGCACCATCGTCGGCGTCGAACATATCGACAAGCCCGTAGCCCTGGCCCAACAGGTCGCGGATCTGGTGCAACTGCGCAAAACCGCAGGTGGCTCGGCCACACCTTCACGCCGTCAGGACATGGAGTTCATCTTCCTGGCCGCTACTCCACAGCAAGCCCAGCAGATCAAGCCGACCCTGAACTACCAGTACGCTGGCGACATCCCGGTGTACGCGACGTCCCACGTATTCAGCGCCAGTGGCGACCAGAACCAGTACAACGACATGAACGGCATCCGTTTTTGTGAAACCCCTTGGCTGCTCGACCCCGCCAACCCACTGCGCCAGCAAGTGACCGCGCAGTGGCCGCAAGCCGGCGGCAGCCTTGGCCGCCTGTATGCGATGGGTATCGACGCCTATCGCCTGGCGCCAAGCCTGGGCCAGCTGAAAGCACTGCCTGACTCCCGGATTGACGGCCTGTCCGGCAGCCTGAGCATGAGCCCGACACAACGGGTCGAGCGTCAGTTACCGTGGGCCGAGTTCACCAATGGCCAGCCTCAACGCCTGCCAGCTACCCCCAACTGA
- a CDS encoding YraN family protein, with the protein MPDRSSQHTGKDAERLALRHLEQQGLRLLAQNWLCKRGELDLVMLDGDTVVFVEVRYRQHAQWGGALASIDARKRQKLILAAQYFLQREPRWASQPCRFDVVTLDGATPQLNWLRNAFDS; encoded by the coding sequence ATGCCCGACCGCTCAAGCCAACACACTGGCAAGGATGCCGAGCGCCTGGCGCTGCGGCATCTTGAGCAACAGGGCTTGCGCCTGCTGGCGCAGAACTGGTTATGCAAGCGTGGCGAGCTGGATCTGGTCATGCTTGACGGCGATACAGTAGTATTCGTCGAAGTTCGTTACCGACAACACGCGCAATGGGGTGGCGCACTGGCCAGCATTGACGCACGCAAGCGTCAAAAGCTGATACTTGCCGCCCAGTACTTTTTGCAGCGCGAGCCGCGCTGGGCCAGTCAGCCGTGCCGATTCGACGTCGTGACGCTGGACGGCGCAACACCCCAATTGAACTGGCTACGGAACGCCTTTGACAGCTAA
- the ftsL gene encoding cell division protein FtsL — MNKLFAKPLPGGSFFMLLLFIGVLVSAVGVSYSAHWNRQLLNTLYGELSVRDKAQAEWGRLILEQSTWTAHSRIETLASEQLKMRIPGAAEVRMVAP; from the coding sequence TTGAACAAGCTCTTCGCCAAGCCACTTCCCGGCGGAAGCTTTTTCATGCTGCTCTTGTTTATTGGCGTGCTGGTTTCGGCCGTGGGCGTTTCTTACAGCGCGCACTGGAACCGGCAATTGCTCAACACCCTGTACGGGGAGTTGAGCGTGCGCGACAAGGCGCAGGCAGAGTGGGGGCGCTTGATCCTCGAGCAAAGCACCTGGACTGCCCATAGCCGCATCGAAACCCTTGCCAGCGAACAACTGAAAATGCGCATTCCGGGCGCAGCAGAAGTTCGAATGGTGGCGCCATGA
- a CDS encoding cytochrome b produces the protein MSKFMDWIDARFPATKMWEDHLSKYYAPKNFNFFYFFGSLALLVLVNQIVTGVWLTMSYTPSAEEAFASVEYIMRDVEYGSILRYLHSTGASAFFVVVYLHMFRGLLYGSYQKPRELVWLFGMMIYLALMAEAFMGYLLPWGQMSYWGAQVIISLFGAIPVIGNDLTQWIRGDYLISGITLNRFFALHVVALPIVILGLVVLHVLALHEVGSNNPDGVDIKKHKDENGVPLDGIAFHPYYTVKDIVGVVVFLFIFCSIVFFFPEMGGYFLEKPNFEQANAFKTPEHIAPVWYFTPFYAILRAIPDKLLGVIAMGAAIAMLFVLPWLDRSPVKSMRYKGWLSRIWLWIFCISFVILGVLGVLAPTPGRTLLSQVCTFLYFAYFILMPFYTRLEKTKPVPERVTG, from the coding sequence ATGAGCAAGTTCATGGATTGGATTGATGCTCGCTTCCCCGCTACCAAGATGTGGGAAGACCATCTGAGCAAGTATTACGCTCCGAAGAACTTCAACTTCTTCTACTTCTTTGGTTCCCTCGCCTTGCTCGTTCTGGTCAACCAGATCGTTACCGGTGTGTGGCTGACCATGAGCTACACGCCGTCGGCAGAAGAGGCGTTTGCTTCTGTCGAATACATCATGCGTGACGTCGAATACGGCTCCATCCTGCGTTATCTGCACTCTACGGGTGCATCGGCGTTCTTTGTTGTCGTCTATCTGCACATGTTCCGCGGCTTGCTCTACGGCTCATACCAAAAGCCACGTGAGCTGGTGTGGCTGTTTGGCATGATGATTTATCTGGCCTTGATGGCAGAAGCCTTCATGGGTTACCTGCTGCCTTGGGGTCAAATGTCCTACTGGGGCGCCCAGGTGATCATCTCGCTGTTCGGTGCGATTCCGGTTATCGGTAACGACCTGACTCAGTGGATTCGTGGTGACTACCTGATCTCCGGGATTACCCTGAACCGCTTCTTCGCCCTGCACGTGGTGGCCTTGCCTATCGTGATTCTGGGCTTGGTCGTGCTGCACGTTCTGGCTCTGCACGAAGTCGGGTCCAACAACCCGGACGGCGTGGACATCAAAAAGCACAAAGACGAAAACGGCGTACCGCTGGACGGCATTGCTTTCCACCCGTACTACACCGTGAAAGACATCGTCGGCGTGGTGGTGTTCCTGTTTATCTTCTGCTCGATTGTGTTCTTCTTCCCGGAAATGGGTGGCTACTTCCTGGAAAAACCGAACTTTGAACAGGCTAACGCCTTTAAAACGCCGGAACACATTGCGCCTGTCTGGTACTTCACGCCGTTCTACGCGATCTTGCGTGCAATCCCGGACAAGCTGCTTGGCGTAATCGCCATGGGCGCTGCTATTGCCATGCTGTTCGTGTTGCCATGGCTTGACCGCAGCCCGGTTAAATCCATGCGCTACAAGGGCTGGCTGAGCCGAATCTGGCTGTGGATCTTCTGCATCTCGTTCGTGATTCTGGGTGTGTTGGGTGTATTGGCACCGACCCCGGGTCGCACGCTGCTGTCGCAGGTGTGTACTTTCCTGTACTTCGCCTACTTCATTCTGATGCCGTTCTACACCAGGCTTGAGAAGACCAAACCGGTTCCGGAAAGGGTGACTGGCTGA
- a CDS encoding BON domain-containing protein: MTFNRLSLVALTLCLGLTAGCSSVLTATRDTPIEDDRGTRTFGSKIDDSLIETKVAVNVAKASPDLDKGSHIVVTSYNGIVLLAGQTPRADLKAQAEQAAAAVQRVKKVNNELQVMAPSSIIARNNDAWLTTKIKTQMLTDNAIPGSRIKIVTENGIVYMLGLVTKQEAARATSLVQGVSGVQKIVKLFEYID, translated from the coding sequence ATGACCTTTAATCGCCTTAGCCTCGTAGCACTGACGCTATGCCTGGGCCTGACTGCCGGCTGCAGTTCGGTACTGACCGCCACCCGCGACACGCCAATCGAAGATGACCGCGGCACCCGCACCTTCGGCAGCAAGATCGACGACTCCCTGATCGAAACCAAGGTCGCCGTGAACGTGGCCAAGGCCAGCCCGGATCTGGACAAAGGCTCGCACATCGTTGTGACCAGCTACAACGGCATCGTGCTGCTGGCTGGCCAGACCCCGCGCGCCGACCTCAAGGCCCAGGCCGAACAGGCCGCTGCAGCCGTTCAGCGGGTCAAGAAGGTCAACAACGAGCTGCAGGTCATGGCACCGTCATCGATCATTGCGCGCAACAATGACGCCTGGCTGACCACCAAGATCAAGACCCAGATGCTGACCGACAACGCTATCCCCGGCTCGCGCATCAAGATCGTCACCGAAAACGGCATCGTCTACATGCTCGGCCTGGTGACCAAGCAGGAAGCTGCCCGCGCCACCAGCCTGGTGCAAGGCGTTTCCGGGGTACAGAAAATCGTCAAACTGTTTGAGTACATCGACTGA
- the rsmI gene encoding 16S rRNA (cytidine(1402)-2'-O)-methyltransferase codes for MNSVVGSLYVVATPIGNLDDISARALKVLRDVSLIAAEDTRHSLRLMQHFGISTPLGACHEHNERDEGSRFIQRLLAGEDVALISDAGTPLISDPGYHLVRQARAAGVKVVPVPGACALIAALSAAGLPSDRFIFEGFLPAKAVGRRSRLELLKEEPRTLIFYEAPHRILECLQDLELVFGPDRPALLARELTKTFETLKGLPLSELRAFVEGDSNQQRGECVVLVAGWTAPETDEVVSSEAMRILDLLLKEMPLKRAAALAAEITGERKNVLYQVALEKQKVE; via the coding sequence TTGAATTCCGTTGTTGGCTCACTTTATGTGGTGGCCACGCCCATCGGTAACCTGGACGACATCAGTGCGCGAGCGCTCAAGGTCTTGCGTGACGTGTCATTGATTGCGGCCGAAGACACGCGTCACTCCCTGCGTCTGATGCAGCATTTCGGCATTTCAACGCCGCTGGGCGCCTGCCACGAACATAACGAGCGAGATGAGGGCAGTCGCTTCATTCAGCGTTTGCTGGCGGGTGAAGATGTTGCATTGATCTCCGATGCGGGTACGCCGCTGATCTCCGACCCGGGTTATCACCTGGTGCGCCAGGCGCGTGCGGCCGGAGTCAAGGTTGTGCCCGTGCCGGGTGCCTGTGCATTGATCGCGGCCCTGTCTGCGGCGGGCCTGCCTTCTGACCGCTTCATCTTTGAAGGTTTTCTGCCGGCCAAGGCCGTCGGGCGTCGTTCACGCCTGGAGTTGCTGAAAGAAGAACCGCGCACGCTGATTTTCTACGAGGCGCCGCACCGCATTCTGGAATGTCTGCAGGATCTTGAGCTGGTATTCGGCCCGGACCGCCCGGCTTTGCTTGCGCGTGAGCTGACCAAGACCTTCGAAACACTCAAGGGTTTGCCGTTGTCCGAGTTGCGCGCCTTCGTTGAAGGCGACAGCAATCAGCAGCGCGGCGAGTGTGTTGTGCTGGTCGCAGGCTGGACCGCGCCCGAAACCGATGAAGTGGTCAGTAGTGAGGCGATGCGCATCCTGGACTTGTTGCTCAAGGAAATGCCGCTCAAGCGTGCCGCGGCACTTGCAGCTGAAATAACCGGCGAGCGCAAAAATGTGCTGTATCAAGTTGCACTGGAAAAGCAAAAAGTTGAGTGA